The Sagittula sp. P11 genome window below encodes:
- the nuoL gene encoding NADH-quinone oxidoreductase subunit L produces the protein MESIILFAPLAGALIAGFGWKFIGIRGAQWITTGLLFLACFFSWITFLTHGPETEHVQILRWIESGTLSTDWSIRLDRLTSIMLIVVTTVSSLVHLYSFGYMAHDENFREGEESYKPRFFAYLSFFTFAMLMLVTSDNLVQMFFGWEGVGVASYLLIGFYYRKPSANAAAIKAFVVNRVGDFGFALGIFALFFLTDSVRFDDIFAAAPTLAETQLTFLWGTWNAAEVAAFLLFIGAMGKSAQLFLHTWLPDAMEGPTPVSALIHAATMVTAGVFLVCRMSPLMEYAPHAMAFVTFLGASTAFFAATVGLVQNDIKRVIAYSTCSQLGYMFVAAGVGVYSVAMFHLFTHAFFKAMLFLGAGSVIHGMHHEQDMRNYGGLRKKLPYTFWAMMIGTLAITGVGIPLTHIGFAGFLSKDAVIESAWAGTAGGYAFWMLVVAALFTSFYSWRLIFLTFFGKPRGNKHTHEHAHESPKVMLIPLGVLALGAIFSGMVWYGSFFGDHARVNAFFGIPAHHEEVVGSDAAHAEDVAELQGAADAVNEEASADETVAADTETTGDAVADEANGEDVAAAEGEGDAAHAAEGDHGSAGMAPQGAIFMAADNTVMDDAHHAPVWVKVSPFIAMLIGFAVSYWFYIVNPAMPKQLAENQRPLYLFLLNKWYFDEIYDFLFVQPSKKLGRILWKGGDEAIIKGGINGLAMGIVPWVTRLAGRAQSGYIFTYAFAMVIGIAVLITWMTISGGAQ, from the coding sequence ATGGAGAGCATCATCCTGTTTGCGCCCCTCGCGGGCGCTCTCATCGCGGGCTTCGGCTGGAAATTCATCGGCATCCGTGGCGCCCAGTGGATCACCACGGGCCTGCTGTTCCTGGCCTGCTTCTTCTCGTGGATCACCTTCCTGACCCACGGGCCGGAGACCGAGCACGTCCAGATCCTGCGCTGGATCGAAAGCGGCACGCTGTCGACCGACTGGTCGATCCGGCTGGACCGGCTGACCTCGATCATGCTGATCGTCGTCACCACCGTCTCGTCGCTCGTGCACCTGTATTCCTTCGGCTACATGGCGCATGACGAGAACTTCCGGGAGGGCGAGGAAAGCTACAAGCCGCGCTTCTTCGCGTACCTGTCGTTCTTCACCTTCGCCATGCTGATGCTGGTGACCTCCGACAACCTCGTTCAGATGTTCTTCGGCTGGGAAGGCGTGGGTGTCGCCTCCTACCTGCTGATCGGCTTCTACTATCGCAAGCCGTCGGCCAACGCTGCCGCCATCAAGGCTTTCGTGGTCAACCGGGTCGGCGACTTCGGCTTTGCATTGGGCATCTTCGCGCTGTTCTTCCTGACGGATTCCGTGCGCTTCGACGACATCTTTGCCGCCGCACCGACGCTGGCCGAGACGCAGCTCACCTTCCTCTGGGGGACGTGGAACGCGGCAGAAGTTGCGGCCTTCCTGCTGTTCATCGGTGCGATGGGCAAATCGGCACAGCTGTTCCTGCACACCTGGCTGCCGGACGCGATGGAAGGCCCGACCCCTGTGTCGGCGCTGATCCACGCCGCGACCATGGTGACCGCGGGCGTCTTCCTCGTCTGCCGCATGTCGCCGCTGATGGAGTACGCACCGCACGCGATGGCCTTTGTCACCTTCCTGGGTGCCTCGACTGCCTTCTTCGCGGCGACGGTCGGTCTCGTGCAGAACGACATCAAGCGCGTGATCGCCTATTCGACCTGTTCGCAGCTGGGCTACATGTTCGTGGCAGCGGGCGTGGGCGTCTACTCCGTCGCGATGTTCCACCTGTTCACGCACGCCTTCTTCAAGGCGATGCTGTTCCTCGGCGCGGGATCCGTGATCCACGGCATGCACCACGAGCAGGACATGCGGAACTATGGCGGTCTGCGGAAGAAGCTGCCCTACACCTTCTGGGCGATGATGATCGGCACGCTGGCCATCACCGGCGTTGGCATTCCTCTGACCCATATCGGTTTCGCGGGCTTCCTGTCGAAGGATGCGGTGATCGAGAGCGCATGGGCGGGCACCGCCGGCGGTTACGCCTTCTGGATGCTGGTCGTCGCTGCGTTGTTCACGTCGTTCTATTCGTGGCGCCTGATCTTCCTGACCTTCTTCGGCAAGCCGCGTGGCAACAAGCACACGCATGAACATGCGCACGAAAGCCCGAAGGTCATGCTTATCCCGCTGGGGGTGCTGGCACTTGGCGCGATCTTCTCCGGCATGGTCTGGTACGGGTCGTTCTTCGGCGACCACGCCCGGGTCAACGCCTTCTTCGGCATCCCGGCGCACCATGAAGAGGTGGTCGGGAGCGACGCCGCGCATGCGGAGGACGTGGCCGAGCTTCAGGGTGCCGCGGACGCGGTGAACGAAGAAGCCAGCGCGGACGAGACCGTTGCCGCCGACACCGAAACCACGGGCGACGCGGTTGCCGACGAGGCCAACGGCGAAGACGTGGCCGCAGCGGAAGGCGAGGGCGATGCAGCCCATGCCGCCGAGGGGGACCACGGGTCTGCCGGAATGGCGCCGCAGGGCGCGATCTTCATGGCCGCGGACAACACCGTCATGGACGACGCGCACCACGCGCCGGTCTGGGTGAAGGTCAGCCCCTTCATCGCCATGCTGATCGGTTTCGCGGTGTCCTACTGGTTCTACATCGTCAACCCGGCGATGCCGAAGCAACTGGCAGAGAACCAGCGTCCGCTGTACCTCTTCCTGCTGAACAAGTGGTACTTCGACGAGATCTACGACTTCCTCTTCGTGCAGCCCTCGAAAAAGCTGGGCCGCATCCTGTGGAAGGGTGGTGACGAGGCCATCATCAAGGGCGGGATCAACGGTCTGGCCATGGGCATTGTCCCCTGGGTCACCCGTCTCGCCGGTCGGGCGCAGTCCGGTTACATCTTCACCTATGCCTTCGCCATGGTGATCGGGATCGCGGTCCTGATCACGTGGATGACCATCTCCGGAGGGGCGCAGTAA
- the nuoK gene encoding NADH-quinone oxidoreductase subunit NuoK encodes MIGLEHYLTVAAVLFVIGIFGLFLNRKNVIILLMSIELMLLAVNINLVAFSTHLGDLAGQVFTLFVLTVAAAEAAIGLAILVCFFRNRGTIAVEDVNVMKG; translated from the coding sequence ATGATCGGATTGGAACACTACCTGACAGTGGCCGCAGTGCTGTTTGTGATCGGCATCTTCGGGCTCTTCCTGAACCGCAAGAACGTGATCATCCTGCTGATGAGCATCGAACTGATGCTGCTGGCGGTGAACATCAATCTCGTGGCCTTCTCGACGCATCTCGGCGACCTCGCCGGTCAGGTGTTCACGCTGTTCGTGCTGACCGTCGCCGCCGCCGAAGCGGCCATCGGCCTTGCGATCCTCGTCTGCTTCTTCCGAAACCGCGGCACCATCGCCGTGGAAGACGTCAACGTCATGAAAGGCTGA
- the nuoI gene encoding NADH-quinone oxidoreductase subunit NuoI has protein sequence MAAIDYGRAAKYFLLADFMKGFQLGMKYFFAPKATVNYPHEKGPLSPRFRGEHALRRYPNGEERCIACKLCEAICPAQAITIDAEPRDDGSRRTTRYDIDMTKCIYCGFCQEACPVDAIVEGPNFEFSTETREELFYDKAKLLANGDRWEAEIARNLELDAPYR, from the coding sequence ATGGCAGCCATCGACTACGGACGGGCCGCGAAGTACTTTCTGCTCGCGGACTTCATGAAGGGGTTCCAGCTGGGGATGAAGTACTTCTTTGCCCCCAAGGCCACCGTCAACTACCCGCACGAGAAGGGTCCGCTGAGCCCGCGTTTCCGCGGCGAGCACGCCCTGCGCCGGTATCCCAACGGCGAGGAACGCTGCATCGCCTGCAAACTGTGCGAGGCGATCTGCCCGGCACAGGCCATTACCATCGACGCGGAGCCGCGCGACGACGGCTCGCGCCGGACGACCCGCTACGACATCGACATGACGAAGTGCATCTACTGCGGTTTCTGCCAGGAGGCCTGCCCGGTGGATGCCATCGTCGAGGGGCCGAACTTCGAGTTCTCGACCGAGACCCGAGAAGAGCTGTTCTACGACAAGGCCAAGCTGCTGGCGAACGGCGACCGCTGGGAAGCGGAGATCGCCCGCAACCTGGAGTTGGACGCGCCGTACCGATGA
- a CDS encoding carboxymuconolactone decarboxylase family protein: MTTKTPFELMMEQSQKFAQDMVTSMNPALSSFDPKAFEAMWPTMPKDAMEMWFGKGFSKEGLDAKTRLLLTLSGLVMQGAQAETPLRMTVRHAIEAGATKEEIVDTITHMSMFAGIPAMNRALELSRAVMADKKDDET, translated from the coding sequence ATGACCACCAAGACGCCGTTCGAGCTGATGATGGAGCAGAGCCAGAAGTTCGCGCAGGACATGGTGACCAGCATGAACCCGGCGCTGTCGAGCTTCGACCCCAAGGCATTCGAAGCCATGTGGCCGACCATGCCGAAGGACGCGATGGAGATGTGGTTCGGCAAGGGGTTCTCGAAAGAGGGGCTGGATGCCAAGACGCGGCTGCTGCTGACGCTCTCGGGTCTGGTGATGCAGGGCGCGCAGGCGGAGACGCCCTTGCGCATGACCGTGCGCCACGCCATCGAGGCGGGCGCCACCAAGGAAGAAATCGTCGACACGATCACGCATATGTCGATGTTCGCAGGTATTCCCGCCATGAACCGCGCGCTCGAACTGTCGCGGGCGGTCATGGCCGACAAGAAGGATGACGAGACATGA
- a CDS encoding NADH-quinone oxidoreductase subunit M: protein MANLLSIVTFLPALAALILAVFLRGSDAAAQRNAKYLALIATTATFIISLFILAQFDASNTGFQMVEEGEWLMGLSYRMGVDGISVLFVMLTTFMMPLVIWASWDVKHRVTEYMIAFLMLETLMLGVFMALDLVLFYVFFEAGLIPMFLIIGIWGGKDRIYASFKFFLYTFLGSVLMLVAMVAMYADAGTTCIGGCDVSLLTHQFASEEFSVLGIPVVGGLQTMLFIAFFASFAVKMPMWPVHTWLPEAHVQAPTAGSVVLAAILLKMGGYGFLRFSLPMFPVGSDVMANFVFTLSVIAIIYTSLVALVQEDMKKLIAYSSVAHMGYVTMGIFAANQQGVDGAIFQMISHGFISGALFLCVGVIYDRMHTREIDAYGGLVNRMPAYALIFMLFTMANVGLPGTSGFIGEFLTLAGIFQVNTWVAAGAATGVILSAAYALWLYRRVVMGDLIKESLKTIKDMTAREKAIFAPLVVMTIWMGVYPAPILDRIGPSVEALVSKYDMALESAGRGGDATQVAESEH from the coding sequence ATGGCCAACCTTCTTTCCATCGTCACCTTCCTGCCTGCGCTGGCGGCACTGATCCTTGCGGTCTTCCTGCGCGGCAGCGATGCGGCGGCTCAGCGCAATGCGAAGTACCTTGCGCTGATCGCCACGACGGCGACCTTCATCATATCCCTGTTCATCCTCGCGCAGTTCGACGCGTCGAACACCGGCTTCCAGATGGTGGAAGAGGGCGAGTGGCTGATGGGCCTCAGCTACCGGATGGGCGTCGACGGGATCTCTGTCCTGTTCGTCATGCTGACGACCTTCATGATGCCGCTGGTGATCTGGGCCTCGTGGGACGTGAAGCACCGCGTGACCGAATACATGATCGCCTTCCTGATGCTGGAAACGCTCATGCTGGGCGTGTTCATGGCGCTGGACCTGGTCCTGTTCTACGTCTTTTTCGAGGCAGGCCTGATCCCGATGTTCCTGATCATCGGCATCTGGGGCGGCAAGGACCGCATCTACGCATCGTTCAAGTTCTTCCTCTACACCTTCCTCGGCTCCGTGCTGATGCTGGTAGCCATGGTCGCGATGTATGCCGACGCGGGAACGACCTGCATCGGGGGCTGCGACGTGTCGCTGCTGACCCACCAGTTCGCGTCCGAGGAGTTCTCGGTTCTGGGCATCCCGGTGGTGGGCGGCCTGCAGACCATGCTGTTCATCGCCTTCTTCGCCTCCTTCGCGGTGAAGATGCCGATGTGGCCGGTGCACACCTGGCTGCCCGAAGCGCACGTCCAGGCGCCGACCGCGGGCTCCGTGGTGCTGGCGGCGATCCTGCTGAAGATGGGCGGCTACGGCTTCCTGCGCTTCTCGCTGCCGATGTTCCCGGTGGGCTCCGACGTGATGGCGAACTTCGTCTTCACGCTGTCGGTGATCGCGATCATCTACACCTCGCTCGTGGCGCTGGTGCAGGAGGACATGAAGAAGCTGATCGCCTATTCGTCCGTCGCGCACATGGGTTACGTCACGATGGGGATCTTCGCGGCGAACCAGCAGGGCGTGGACGGGGCGATCTTCCAGATGATCTCTCACGGGTTCATCTCCGGCGCGCTCTTCCTCTGTGTCGGCGTGATCTACGACCGGATGCACACGCGAGAGATCGACGCCTACGGCGGCCTCGTGAACCGCATGCCGGCCTACGCGCTGATCTTCATGCTGTTCACCATGGCCAACGTCGGCCTGCCGGGCACCTCCGGGTTCATCGGCGAATTCCTGACGCTGGCGGGGATCTTCCAGGTCAACACCTGGGTGGCGGCGGGTGCCGCGACCGGCGTGATCCTGTCGGCGGCCTATGCGCTGTGGCTGTACCGCCGCGTGGTGATGGGCGACCTCATCAAGGAAAGCCTGAAGACCATCAAGGACATGACCGCACGGGAAAAGGCGATCTTCGCGCCGCTCGTCGTCATGACCATCTGGATGGGGGTCTACCCCGCGCCGATCCTCGACCGGATCGGACCGTCGGTGGAGGCACTCGTCTCGAAATATGACATGGCGCTGGAAAGCGCGGGCCGGGGTGGCGACGCCACCCAAGTGGCCGAATCTGAACACTAA
- the nuoH gene encoding NADH-quinone oxidoreductase subunit NuoH: MAEFFSDNPWGIAIWIVFTILALLVPLLVSLAFLMWGDRKIWAAVQMRRGPNVVGIFGLLQSFADFLKYIVKEVVVPAGADRFVFFLAPMVSLVMAFIAWAVIPFGDGWVVSDINVAILYVFAVSSLEVYGVIMGGWASNSKYPFLGSLRSAAQMISYEVSIGLIIIGVVISSGSLNFGSIVEAQDGMGILSWYWIPHFPMMFLFFISALAETNRPPFDLPEAESELVAGYQVEYSSTPFLLFMIGELTAVVLMCALVSLLFLGGWLSPVEFLPDGIFWMCIKMLFVFFIFSLVKAITPRYRYDQLMRLGWKVFLPMSLAWVVFVAFAAKFEWFWGFYTRWAVGG, translated from the coding sequence ATGGCTGAATTCTTCTCCGACAATCCCTGGGGTATCGCGATCTGGATCGTCTTCACGATCCTCGCGCTTCTGGTGCCGCTTCTGGTAAGCCTCGCCTTCCTGATGTGGGGCGACCGCAAGATCTGGGCCGCCGTGCAGATGCGCCGGGGGCCGAACGTCGTGGGCATCTTCGGCCTGCTGCAGTCCTTTGCCGACTTCCTGAAATACATCGTGAAAGAGGTCGTCGTGCCCGCGGGCGCCGACCGCTTCGTGTTCTTCCTCGCGCCGATGGTCAGCCTTGTCATGGCCTTCATCGCCTGGGCGGTGATTCCCTTCGGCGACGGCTGGGTGGTCTCCGACATCAACGTGGCCATTCTTTACGTTTTCGCGGTCTCCTCGCTGGAAGTGTACGGCGTGATCATGGGGGGCTGGGCGTCCAACTCGAAGTACCCGTTCCTTGGCTCGCTGCGGTCCGCCGCGCAGATGATTTCCTACGAGGTGTCCATCGGCCTCATCATCATCGGCGTCGTGATCTCTTCGGGGTCGCTGAACTTCGGCAGCATCGTCGAGGCGCAGGACGGCATGGGCATCCTGTCCTGGTACTGGATCCCGCACTTCCCGATGATGTTCCTGTTCTTCATCTCGGCGCTCGCGGAAACCAACCGCCCGCCGTTCGACCTGCCGGAAGCGGAATCCGAACTGGTGGCGGGCTACCAGGTGGAATACTCCTCCACGCCGTTCCTGCTGTTCATGATCGGCGAACTGACCGCGGTCGTGCTGATGTGCGCGCTGGTTTCGCTGCTGTTCCTCGGCGGCTGGCTGTCCCCGGTCGAATTCCTGCCGGATGGCATCTTCTGGATGTGCATCAAGATGCTGTTCGTCTTCTTCATCTTCTCTCTGGTGAAGGCGATCACCCCGCGTTACCGGTACGACCAGCTGATGCGCCTGGGCTGGAAGGTCTTCCTGCCGATGTCGCTGGCATGGGTCGTCTTCGTGGCCTTCGCGGCCAAGTTCGAGTGGTTCTGGGGCTTCTATACCCGTTGGGCAGTCGGAGGCTGA
- a CDS encoding NADH-quinone oxidoreductase subunit J produces the protein MMAFAFYLFALGVIAGGLFTVVSRNPVHSVLWLILAFLSAAGFFVLMGAEFVAMLLVIVYVGAVAVLFLFVVMMLDVDFAELKAEMARYMPLALLIGLVILMQLAMAFGVWEASDLAAGQLSAPAPEGVENTAALGMILYDKYFLLFQLAGLILLVAMIGAIVLTLRHRQDVKRQDVLAQMYRDPAKAMELRDVRPGQGL, from the coding sequence ATGATGGCTTTTGCCTTCTACCTCTTTGCACTTGGCGTGATCGCCGGGGGGCTCTTCACGGTCGTCAGCCGCAACCCGGTGCACTCCGTGCTCTGGCTGATCCTCGCCTTCCTCTCCGCGGCCGGTTTCTTCGTGCTGATGGGGGCGGAATTCGTCGCCATGCTGCTGGTCATCGTCTACGTCGGCGCCGTCGCGGTGCTGTTCCTCTTCGTGGTGATGATGCTGGACGTCGACTTTGCCGAACTGAAGGCGGAGATGGCGCGCTACATGCCGCTGGCGCTGCTGATCGGCCTCGTGATCCTGATGCAGCTGGCCATGGCGTTTGGCGTCTGGGAAGCCTCCGACCTGGCCGCGGGCCAGCTGTCGGCACCGGCGCCCGAAGGGGTGGAGAACACCGCCGCGCTTGGCATGATCCTCTATGACAAGTACTTCCTGCTGTTCCAGCTGGCGGGTCTGATCCTGCTGGTTGCGATGATCGGGGCCATCGTTCTGACGCTGCGCCACCGCCAGGATGTCAAACGCCAGGACGTGCTGGCACAGATGTACCGCGATCCCGCCAAGGCGATGGAGCTGCGGGACGTGAGACCGGGGCAGGGGCTGTGA
- the nuoG gene encoding NADH-quinone oxidoreductase subunit NuoG, whose protein sequence is MSDLRKLIIDGQEIEVDGAMTLIQACEEAGIEVPRFCYHERLSIAGNCRMCLVEVVGGPPKPAASCAMQVRDMRPGRNGEPPEIKTNSPMVKKAREGVMEFLLINHPLDCPICDQGGECDLQDQAMAYGVDFSRFREAKRASTDLDLGPLVETHMTRCISCTRCVRFTTEVAGITQMGQTGRGEDAEITSYLNSTLDSNLQGNIIDLCPVGALVSKPYAFTARPWELTKTETIDVMDALGSSIRVDTKGREVMRILPRNHDGVNEEWIADKTRFVWDGLRRQRLDRPYVRKDGKLKPATWPEALAAAATAIKGASKLAGIVGDLAPVEAAYSLKQLVEGQGGVVECRTDGAKLPAGNRSGYVGTAAIEDFDSAEMILLIGTNPRDEAPVLNARIRKAWAAGAKVARIGTPVDLTFPVQELGTGREALAKLSKMDHSDKEGVAGVVIIGQGALNEADGAAVLGTAMQTAAAGSAKFMVLHTAAGRVGAMDVNATNERGMDAVSEADVIYNLGADEVEIGEGAFVIYQGSHGDRGAHRADVILPAAAYTEEQGLFVNTEGRPQLALRAGFAPGEAKENWAILRALSAEIGATQPWNSIAQLRQALVSEVPHLARIDEVPENEWTPLEAADMGDADFRYPVKDHWLTNPIARASEVMAELSKNSKLRSQAPMAAE, encoded by the coding sequence ATGTCCGACTTGCGAAAGCTCATCATCGACGGTCAGGAAATCGAGGTGGACGGGGCTATGACCCTGATCCAGGCCTGTGAGGAGGCTGGCATCGAGGTGCCGCGCTTCTGTTACCACGAGCGTCTGTCGATTGCCGGGAACTGCCGGATGTGCCTCGTCGAGGTCGTGGGCGGCCCGCCGAAGCCCGCCGCGTCCTGCGCGATGCAGGTCCGCGACATGCGTCCGGGCCGCAACGGCGAACCGCCGGAGATCAAGACCAACTCGCCCATGGTGAAGAAGGCCCGCGAGGGGGTGATGGAGTTCCTGCTCATCAACCACCCGCTCGACTGCCCGATCTGCGACCAGGGCGGCGAATGCGACCTGCAGGACCAGGCGATGGCCTATGGCGTCGACTTCTCCCGCTTCCGCGAGGCGAAGCGCGCGTCGACCGACCTCGACCTCGGGCCGCTGGTCGAGACGCACATGACGCGCTGCATCTCCTGCACCCGCTGCGTGCGCTTCACCACCGAGGTGGCGGGCATCACCCAGATGGGCCAGACCGGCCGGGGCGAGGATGCGGAGATCACCTCCTACCTGAACTCGACCCTCGATTCGAACCTGCAGGGCAACATCATCGACCTGTGCCCGGTGGGCGCGCTGGTGTCGAAGCCCTACGCCTTCACCGCCCGCCCGTGGGAGCTGACCAAGACGGAGACCATCGACGTGATGGACGCGCTGGGGTCCAGCATCCGCGTGGACACCAAGGGCCGCGAAGTGATGCGCATCCTGCCGCGCAACCATGACGGCGTGAACGAGGAATGGATTGCCGACAAGACGCGCTTTGTCTGGGACGGCCTGCGCCGCCAGCGGCTGGACCGGCCCTACGTGCGCAAGGACGGCAAGCTGAAGCCCGCCACCTGGCCGGAGGCGCTGGCCGCCGCCGCCACGGCGATCAAGGGCGCCTCGAAACTTGCCGGTATCGTCGGCGATCTGGCCCCGGTCGAAGCGGCCTACAGCCTCAAGCAGCTGGTCGAGGGGCAGGGCGGTGTCGTCGAATGCCGTACCGATGGCGCGAAGCTGCCCGCCGGCAACCGTTCGGGCTATGTCGGCACGGCTGCCATCGAGGACTTCGACAGCGCTGAGATGATCCTGCTGATCGGCACCAACCCTCGTGACGAAGCGCCGGTCCTGAATGCCCGCATCCGCAAGGCCTGGGCCGCCGGTGCAAAGGTCGCGCGGATCGGTACGCCGGTCGACCTGACCTTCCCGGTGCAGGAACTCGGCACCGGCCGCGAGGCGCTGGCCAAGCTGTCGAAGATGGACCACTCCGACAAGGAGGGCGTCGCCGGTGTGGTGATCATCGGTCAGGGCGCACTGAACGAGGCCGATGGCGCCGCCGTTCTGGGCACCGCCATGCAGACCGCCGCCGCCGGTTCGGCGAAGTTCATGGTTCTGCATACGGCCGCGGGCCGCGTGGGTGCGATGGACGTGAACGCCACGAACGAGCGCGGCATGGACGCGGTCAGCGAGGCGGACGTGATCTACAACCTCGGCGCGGACGAGGTGGAGATCGGCGAAGGCGCTTTCGTGATCTACCAAGGCTCGCACGGGGACCGTGGCGCGCACCGTGCCGACGTGATTCTGCCTGCCGCCGCCTACACCGAAGAGCAGGGCCTGTTCGTGAACACCGAGGGCCGCCCGCAACTGGCGCTGCGTGCCGGGTTCGCACCGGGCGAGGCCAAGGAAAACTGGGCGATCCTGCGCGCTCTGTCCGCCGAGATCGGCGCGACGCAGCCGTGGAACTCCATCGCGCAGCTCCGTCAGGCGCTGGTCTCGGAGGTGCCGCACCTTGCCCGCATCGACGAGGTGCCGGAAAACGAATGGACGCCGCTGGAGGCCGCCGACATGGGGGATGCGGACTTCCGCTACCCGGTGAAGGACCACTGGCTGACCAACCCGATCGCGCGCGCGTCGGAGGTCATGGCGGAACTGTCCAAGAACTCGAAACTGCGCTCCCAGGCGCCGATGGCGGCGGAATAA